The proteins below are encoded in one region of Toxoplasma gondii ME49 chromosome IV, whole genome shotgun sequence:
- a CDS encoding S1 RNA binding domain-containing protein (encoded by transcript TGME49_211670) — protein MFDDEFGEAFDPRYDREASPSEERQNGKPQSTDIHKGVVKKLQSYGAFVKVPDLDKEGLLHISRISDQRVENVEDVLAVGQEVWVKVLSQEDGKLRLCMKSVNQHDGSERESLRQSFIHRGEGGGVKTPELDSIHQGTVRRIQEFGAFVSIDGFDRDGLLHISCISSQKLDRVDDALAVGDKVWVKVTKVEEGGKYGLDMRGISQKDGADNDPNNLSRSRGTRSGPRKQERITVDAIYNIACQRCGGKGHMAHECYNTGGNKYEMLEEERPARPEHTAVIQPKFATDANAVPISSTAAAKVAKEWKKTHKDGDKKKGRSKKKKHKKRKSSSSSSDDTSSSSDSDSSKSSRDSHHKKKSRKRKSKESSSKHRKKAARYH, from the exons ATGTTCGACGATGAGTTTGGCGAGGCGTTCGATCCTCGCTATGATCGAGAGGCTTCTCCTTCAGAGGAAAGACAAAATGGAAAGCCACAGTCGACCGATATTCACAAGGGTGTTGTCAAAAAGCTGCAGTCCTACGGCGCCTTCGTTAAG GTACCCGACCTGGATAAAGAGGGACTGCTGCACATTTCTAGGATTTCTGACCAGCGAGTGGAAAACGTCGAAGACGTCTTGGCTGTAGGCCAGGAAGTCTGGGTAAAG GTCCTAAGTCAAGAAGATGGCAAACTTCGCTTGTGCATGAAAAGTGTCAACCAACATGACGGCTCCGAAAGGGAGTCGCTACGTCAGAGCTTCATCCACCGCGGAGAGGGAGGCGGGGTGAAAACACCGGAGCTTGACTCGATTCACCAAGGAACTGTTCGGCGGATACAAGAGTTTGGAGCATTTGTGTCA ATCGACGGATTCGACAGGGACGGCTTGTTGCACATCTCGTGCATCTCGAGCCAAAAGCTGGACCGAGTTGACGACGCCCTAGCCGTTGGTGATAAGGTGTGGGTCAAG GTGACGAAGGTTGAGGAAGGTGGCAAATACGGCTTGGACATGAGAGGAATCAGCCAGAAAGATGGAGCGGACAACGACCCAAACAACCTATCTCGGTCACGGGGAACCCGTTCTGGACCACGAAAGCAAGAACGGATAACTGTCGACGCGATTTACAATATTGCCTGCCAGCGGTGTGGAGG GAAAGGACACATGGCGCACGAGTGCTACAACACAGGAG GAAATAAGTATGAAATGCTTGAGGAAGAGCGGCCGGCACGTCCTGAACACACAGCTGTGATACAACCCAAATTTGCCACGGATGCAAACGCTGTCCCGATATCCTCCACCGCCGCCGCAAAGGTCGCCAaggagtggaagaagacgcacaaAGACGGGGACAAAAAAAAAGGGCGaagcaaaaagaagaaacacaaaaaacggAAATCGTCGAGCAGCAGTTCGGACGACACGTCGTCTAGTAGCGACAGTGATAGTAGCAAGTCCTCGCGGGATTCTCACCACAAAAAAAAGTcacggaagagaaaaagcaaggaAAGTAGTTCGAAGCATCGAAAGAAAGCAGCAAGGTATCACTGA
- a CDS encoding hypothetical protein (encoded by transcript TGME49_211660~Signal peptide predicted by SignalP 2.0 HMM (probability 0.837) with cleavage site probability 0.320 at residue 39) has translation MRPTGGRSRSASMRWSTLEATGGNSLFAFLSLFSGVCNLSCEVSVETEFVEAEMSPLNRDEDAFFGRGGKSNTFSMKGSRASNASPHSRKEGTGGGGKDSGRLGREGEERQGEAEAASVSPFSAEAKEYPQESASGSKQAFSSKACAPTVASAVAQAGGAESRRRSMWRQASSSRDRKLRRISSCKASWSFSSFEGLSFPFASTAASSESVVERSGFLRRAERGRICSRVSAESGEETAGLEGGPREAAVAILLSGDAHADDLDRERGEAKREEKGDPGQTKRTGEGRRSERDGEMKTKRDATATSTATQLLK, from the coding sequence ATGAGACCCACAGGGGGTCGTTCCAGGAGTGCCTCGATGCGTTGGAGCACTCTGGAAGCGACGGGGGGAAACAgcctcttcgcgtttctgtcgTTGTTCTCTGGCGTCTGCAACCTCTCTTGTGAGGTCTCAGTGGAAACCGAGTTTGTGGAGGCCGAAATGTCTCCTCTGAACCGCGACGAGGACGCGTTCTTTGGGCGAGGCGGCAAGAGCAACACCTTTTCCATGAAAGGATCGAGGGCTTCAAATGCGTCCCCGCATTCCCGGAAGGAAGGCACCGGAGGCGGAGGCAAGGACTCCGGCAGACTCGGCAGAGagggtgaagagagacagggagaagcggaagcggcgtcagtgtctccgttttctgcagaGGCCAAGGAGTATCCCCAGGAGAGCGCCAGCGGCAGCAAACAGGCCTTCTCGTCGAAAGCTTGCGCGCCTACTGTCGCCTCCGCAGTCGCGCAAGCAGGCGGCGCAGagtcgaggaggcgaagcatgTGGCGACAGGCTTCGTCCAGCCGAGACAGGAAGCTGAGACGCATTTCCTCCTGCAAAGCCTCCTGGAGTTTCTCGTCCTTCGAAGGACTTTCCTTCCCTTTTGCCTCCACAGCTGCCTCCTCCGAGAGCGTtgtcgagagaagcggatTCCTGCGGAGGGCCGAAAGAGGACGGATCTGCTCGCGGGTCTCTGCCGAGtcgggagaggagactgccGGCCTTGAGGGAGGTCCACGAGAAGCTGCGGTCGCCATCTTGCTCTCAGGcgatgcgcatgcagacgaccTCGACCgtgagaggggagaggcgaaaagggaggaaaagggagacccagggcaaacgaagaggacaggagaggggaggcgaagcgagcgagacggggagatgaagacaaagagagatgCTACAGCGACCAGCACCGCGACACAGCTTCTGAAGTAA
- a CDS encoding protein disulfide isomerase (encoded by transcript TGME49_211680~Signal peptide predicted by SignalP 2.0 HMM (probability 0.999) with cleavage site probability 0.463 at residue 22), producing MRAGFSFALLAVGLLATAVVYSAAEEEAVTVLTASNFDDTLKNNEIVLVKFYAPWCGHCKRMAPEYEKAAKTLKEKGSKIVLAKVDATSETDIADKQGVREYPTLTLFRKEKPEKYTGGRTAEAIVEWIEKMTGPAVTEVEGSAEDKVTKEAPIAFVAELASKDSDMAKLFEEVANESRQLGRFLAKYGASDEKIYSLRYEEGTEAFTGKTKDELKKFVDTESFPLLGPINAENFRKYIDRDLDLVWLCGTEKDFDEAKTAVREAAKKLRDTRSFVWLDTDQFKGHAENALGITEFPGLVFQSKKGRFVLPEATTSLKDAAKISQFFDDVEAGKIDRSLKSEPVPEKQDEAVKVVVGKNFEEMVIQKDKDVMLEIYAPWCGYCKSFEPIYKEFAEKYKDVDHLVVAKMDGTANETPLEEFSWSSFPSIFFVKAGEKTPMKFEGSRTVEGLTEFVNKHGSKPLKKDDKGEEL from the exons ATGCGAGCCGGGTTTTCGTTTGCTCTGTTGGCAGTCGGCCTTTTGGCCACTGCCGTGGTGTACTCCGCAGCGGAGGAGGAAGCTGTGACTGTATTGACTGCCTCTAACTTCGATGACACTCTGAAGAACAACGAGATTGTCCTGGTCAAATTCTACGCGCCTTG GTGTGGCCACTGCAAGAGGATGGCGCCCGAGTACGAGAAGGCTGCCAAAACACTGAAGGAGAAGGGGTCTAAGATTGTGTTGGCTAAGGTCGATGCCACCAGCGAGACGGACATCGCCGACAAACAGGGTGTTCGCGAATACCCAACTCTCACCCTCTTCCGCAAGGAGAAGCCAGAGAAGTACACTGGCGGCCGCACG GCGGAAGCAATTGTTGAGTGGATCGAGAAGATGACCGGCCCCGCGGTGACTGAAGTGGAAGGCAGCGCTGAGGACAAGGTTACGAAGGAGGCACCGATTGCCTTCGTTGCTGAGCTCGCGTCTAAAGACAGTGATATGGCGAAGCTGTTCGAGGAAGTCGCCAACGAGTCCCGCCAGCTGGGAAGGTTCTTGGCTAAGTACGGCGCCTCGGACGAGAAGATCTACTCCCTTCGCTACGAGGAGGGCACTGAAGCCTTCACAGGCAAGACCAAGGACGAGCTGAAGAAGTTCGTTGACACTGagtcctttcctcttcttgggCCCATCAACGCGGAGAACTTCCGCAAGTACATCGACCGCGATTTGGACCTTGTGTGGCTCTGCGGTACCGAGAAGGACTTCGATGAGGCCAAAACCGCTGTCCGCGAAGCTGCCAAGAAACTCCGTGACACCCGCTCCTTCGTCTGGCTTGACACTGACCAGTTCAAGGGCCACGCTGAGAACGCCCTGGGCATCACCGAATTCCCTGGCCTTGTTTTCCAGTCCAAGAAGGGACGCTTCGTGCTCCCTGAGGCAACAACCTCCCTGAAGGACGCTGCTAAGATCAGTCAGTTCTTTGATGATGTCGAAGCCGGCAAGATCGACCGATCCCTGAAGTCTGAGCCTGTCCCGGAGAAGCAAGACGAAGCCGTCAAGGTTGTCGTCGGAAAGAACTTCGAAGAGATGGTCATCCAGAAGGACAAGGATGTGATGCTGGAGATCTACGCCCCGTGGTGCGGCTACTGCAAGAGCTTCGAGCCCATCTACAAGGAGTTCGCAGAGAAGTACAAGGATGTCGACCACCTTGTTGTTGCCAAGATGGACGGCACTGCCAATGAAACGCCTCTGGAGGAATTCAGCTGGTCCAGCTTCCCCAGCATCTTCTTCGTGAAGGCTGGCGAGAAGACCCCCATGAAGTTCGAGGGCTCCAGAACCGTCGAAGGCTTGACTGAGTTCGTCAACAAGCACGGTTCCAAGCCGCTCAAGAAGGACGACAAGGGTGAAGAACTGTAA
- a CDS encoding hypothetical protein (encoded by transcript TGME49_211675), with product MQDFCEYALLADTEVQRILQPVVLSEKCRCDAGFEEKQRAARLAIEELSLKKDEMRLSSAAENRQTEEQLQDIQCRAEVFEEALQQLLFDREHEEAALWQAIDEAEAQIKTLQQEESTLRDQSKSLIAGIHALKKDHRIELDVVEVAHEEAKQKIKRTQADDSLAQDHISVLARRKQDLIQTCNELQAELAQIEASHATVPRKEYLEKAGTIKCGVKRHAPRRVKVVSAATRHPVSLLSQVPATLVSAATLRRLSHQSSSLS from the exons ATGCAGGATTTCTGTGAGTATGCGTTGCTGGCCGACACTGAAG TGCAGCGAATCTTGCAACCAGTCGTACTGTCTGAAAAGTGCCGATGTGATGCCGGCTTTGAAGAGAA GCAGAGGGCTGCTAGGCTGGCGATCGAAGAACTCAGCCTAAAGAAGGATGAGATGCGCCTCAGTTCCGCTGCCG AAAACCGGCAAACTGAGGAACAACTTCAGGATATCCAGTGCAGGGCTGAAGTTTTCGAGGAAGCTTTGCAGCAGCTTTTG TTTGACAGGGAACACGAGGAAGCGGCTCTGTGGCAAGCAATAGATgaagcagaggcgcagaTAAAAACGTTGCA ACAGGAAGAGTCAACCCTGCGCGACCAGAGCAAATCACTCATTGCTGGCATCCATGCCCTGAAAAAGGA CCATCGGATAGAACTCGATGTCGTTGAGGTAGCCCatgaggaggcgaagcagaaaatcAAG CGTACGCAGGCCGATGATAGCTTGGCACAAGATCACATCTCGGTGCTCGCAAGGCGTAAACAAGACCTCATACAG ACATGCAACGAACTGCAAGCAGAACTGGCTCAAATTGAAGCATCTCATGCGACCGTGCCACGAAAAGAGTATCTCGAGAAGGCCGGCACTATCAAGTGTGGCGTGAAACGGCACGCTCCTCGGCGAGTTAAGGTCGTGTCTGCGGCAACACGACACCCCGTGTCGTTGCTGAGTCAAGTACCGGCCACCCTTGTTTCAGCTGCCACACTCCGTAGACTTTCCCACCAGAGCTCTTCCCTGAGCTGA